The following DNA comes from Tunturibacter psychrotolerans.
GGCGCGCCCGGCACAGCACCCTCTACCTTGGCCGCCGCATCGACCAACGCAATCTGAGGAGCTTCTATCTCCGGCAGCTCCGACGGCTCCTGCCCGTTCAGCATCGCCAACTCTGCGATCAGTTCGCCATCTTCATCGCTCGCCCTAGTCCCCTCACTCCCCGTCTCCTCGATCAGCACCAGAATCGCGCGTAGCCCATCCATCAGGCGCAGCAATCCGCTGATCAGATCCGAGCTCACCGCAAGCCGCCCATCCCGCAGCGATCCCAGCAGATGCTCTCCCGCATGCGCCAGCTTCTCCAGCCGATCGAATCCCAAAAATCCCGTCGTCCCCTTGATCGTGTGGACAGCGCGGAAGATCTCTCCCAGCAATCCACTATCGTCAGGTCGCATCTCCAGTTCGGTCAGACACCGTTCCATCCGGTCCAGACCCTCCTGGCTCTCCGCAATAAACTCTTTCGTTAGCTCGTCCACATCCCATATATCGGGCGCAGGGCTGCAACCATGAGCTCCCTACCCCTTGCTATCGTCCCCCGCACCCGATAGCCTCACTCACATCATGTCTTCCGAACTCTCCAAAGATCGTCCCAGCGAGCTCACCTCTGAGCAAATCGCCAGTCTGCAACAGCACGCCACCACCGTAGCCCACCACGCCTACGCCCCCTACAGCAACTTCCGCGTAGGCGCAGCGCTCCTCCTCACAGACGGTACCATCGTAACCGGCTGCAACGTTGAAAACGCCTCCTACCGCCTCACCACCTGCGCCGAGCAGACCGCCATCACCTCCGCCGTCGCCCTCCACGGCCCAGGCATCCGCATCCGCGCCATCGCCGTCGCCAACCTCAACCAGACCGCCAGCCAACCCTGCGGAGCCTGCCGCCAGACCATCCACGAGTTCAGCACCCCCGACACCATCGTCTTCTTCCCCGCCGAAGCCGGCAAGATCGCCCAGGCCACCATCGCCGAGCTCTTACCCGCCGCCTTTTTACTCTAAATATGTAACCACCGCTGATACATTAAAAAACGATGACCCAAACAATCCATCCCCTCGACGTCGTCCTCCACAAGCGCGACGGCCGCGTTCTCACCGACGACGAAATCCAGGCCTTCATCCACGCCCTCGTCCACCGCACGCCACAAAATCAACTAGTCACCGACGCTCAGATCGCCGCCTTCCTCATGGCCGTCTTTCATCGCGGCCTCACCCCGCAGGAGCTCGCCACGCTAACCTCCGCCATGCGCTACTCCGGCGAAACCTTCGACGCCTCCCCCCTCCACACCTTCACCGTCGACAAGCACTCCACCGGAGGCGTCGGCGACAAAACCTCTCTCCTCATCGCTCCCATCCTCGCCGCCGCAGGCCTCGCCTCCCCCACACCCGCAGGCATCCCCAGCATCTGCGTCCCCATGATCTCCGGCCGCAGCCTCGGCCACACCGGGGGCACACTCGACAAGCTCGAAACCATCCCCGGCTTCAACACCCAGCTCACCCTCGACCAGATCTTCCTCTCCCTCGAAAAGTGCGGCGCCGCCCTCGTCGGACAAACCCCGCGCCTCGTCCCCGCCGACCGCATCCTCTACGCCCTCCGCGACCACACCGGCACCGTCGAATCGCCCTACCTCATCACGGCCAGCATCATGAGCAAAAAACTAGCCGAAGACCTCAACGCCTTGGTCCTCGACGTCAAAACCGGCAGCGGCGCCTTCATGCCCACCTACGAGCAATCGAAGCTCCTCGCCGAACTCATGGTCCAGACCGGCGAATCCTCCGGCACCCGCACCATCGCGCTCCTCACCAATCACGACGAACCCCTCGGCCGCTTCGCCGGAAACTGGGTCGAAGTCTGGGAGTGCGTCGACATAATGCGCGCCCGCCGCATCGAAGACCGCCACCCCATGTCCGCCGACCTCATCCAGCTCTCGAACATCCTCTCCGGATGGATGCTCCATCTCGCCGGCCACGCGCCAACTCCCGAAGCAGGAGCAAAACTCTCCGACGAGCTCCTCCTCAGCGGCGCAGCCTTCAAGGCGTGGCTCAGAATCGTAGCCATCCAGTGCGGCGACGTCTCCCTCTTCCACGACCCCGCCGCACACCACCAGCCCACCGCCTCCCGCACCCTCACCGCAACCCACGCCGGATACCTCGCCTCCATGGACTGCAAGCAAGTAGGCTGGGCCGTCCAACGTCTCGGCGCAGGCCGCGCTAAACCCGGCGACCCAGTCAGCGCCCACGCCGGCATCGAAATGCACGCCAAACTAGGCGACCCAATCAAAGCAGGTCAACCCCTCGTCACCCTCTTCACCGAAGACGTCTCCCTCCTCGACGAACCCGAAGCCATGCTCCGCGAAACTCTTCACATAGCGGCGACCCCACCGCAACTCCAACCATCTATCCGCGAAGTAATTACCCGGTCCTGACTCCAGAGCCCGAAACCGGTTCTTTATCAAGCAAGAGAAGGCCCGGCGACATTGATCGCCGGACCTTCAACCAGAAAGAACGATTATTTCAGTGCAATTAGTACATCGTTGTTCACGCGCAGTGAGGCTTCCTGAGTCTGCGCCTTGGCCCACTTCTCCTGCTTCGAGGTCGACAGGTGGCAGCTCATGACCCCGCCCGTTGTCCGGACCTCGCTCAGGAAGTACTGGTTTCCGTAACGGTGGAAGACCAGCTTGTTGTCGGCTGCGGAGCTAGCATCAGGGATCGTGATCGCCAT
Coding sequences within:
- the cdd gene encoding cytidine deaminase — encoded protein: MSSELSKDRPSELTSEQIASLQQHATTVAHHAYAPYSNFRVGAALLLTDGTIVTGCNVENASYRLTTCAEQTAITSAVALHGPGIRIRAIAVANLNQTASQPCGACRQTIHEFSTPDTIVFFPAEAGKIAQATIAELLPAAFLL
- a CDS encoding thymidine phosphorylase, coding for MTQTIHPLDVVLHKRDGRVLTDDEIQAFIHALVHRTPQNQLVTDAQIAAFLMAVFHRGLTPQELATLTSAMRYSGETFDASPLHTFTVDKHSTGGVGDKTSLLIAPILAAAGLASPTPAGIPSICVPMISGRSLGHTGGTLDKLETIPGFNTQLTLDQIFLSLEKCGAALVGQTPRLVPADRILYALRDHTGTVESPYLITASIMSKKLAEDLNALVLDVKTGSGAFMPTYEQSKLLAELMVQTGESSGTRTIALLTNHDEPLGRFAGNWVEVWECVDIMRARRIEDRHPMSADLIQLSNILSGWMLHLAGHAPTPEAGAKLSDELLLSGAAFKAWLRIVAIQCGDVSLFHDPAAHHQPTASRTLTATHAGYLASMDCKQVGWAVQRLGAGRAKPGDPVSAHAGIEMHAKLGDPIKAGQPLVTLFTEDVSLLDEPEAMLRETLHIAATPPQLQPSIREVITRS